A single Elaeis guineensis isolate ETL-2024a chromosome 15, EG11, whole genome shotgun sequence DNA region contains:
- the LOC105034718 gene encoding putative pentatricopeptide repeat-containing protein At3g05240: MPLHPLELGQVQAYLAKISKPNLLNSLLRTLTLNQLPRKVLLIYNQMVQLSSHDHFTYTYALKAASLLLPNATHKGHEIHARVLKSGHHADLFIQNALINFYSSAADVASVRRAFAGIARPDVVSWTSLVSALARSGREAEALAAFASMDARPNPMTLVSVLPACSRLKGLNLGKSIHAFGLRTFGGHGSNLILDNAILEMYVRCGDLVAARHLFGEMAGRDVVSWTTLIAGYARNQSSEEAIAVFSEMLWDGETAPNEATLVSVLRACASLGALRFGKCVHSCFFKNCIGVDGLVGNALVNFYAKCGDVGMSGKVFTGISCRDLVSWCTMIWGMAMNGRGKQALQLFASMLCQGVRPDGLAFLAVLSACCHAGLVDQGLMIFRAMSEVYGIMPQKEHYTCMVDAYGRAGKLKEAESLVQGMPAEIDGHAWGALLSSCSLLGGDKVESESLSGQVLEGDVSVGGGMYALVSNMLASGGRWESSHSVRELMKARRIRKIAGCSWIELH; this comes from the coding sequence ATGCCTCTTCACCCTCTTGAACTAGGCCAAGTACAAGCCTACCTCGCTAAGATTTCCAAACCCAATCTCCTAAACTCCCTCCTTCGAACCCTCACACTCAATCAACTCCCTCGAAAAGTTCTTCTAATTTACAATCAAATGGTTCAGCTCTCTTCACATGATCACTTCACCTACACCTACGCTCTCAAAGccgcctctcttctcctcccaaaCGCCACCCACAAAGGCCACGAAATCCATGCCCGCGTCCTCAAGTCCGGCCACCACGCCGACCTCTTCATCCAAAACGCTCTCATAAACTTCTACTCCTCCGCCGCAGACGTCGCCTCCGTCCGCCGGGCCTTCGCCGGCATTGCCCGGCCCGACGTCGTCTCGTGGACTTCGCTCGTGTCGGCCCTCGCGAGGAGCGGCCGCGAGGCAGAGGCCCTCGCGGCCTTCGCCTCCATGGACGCGAGGCCGAACCCGATGACGCTCGTGAGCGTTCTTCCGGCCTGTTCCCGTCTTAAAGGTCTAAACTTGGGGAAATCCATCCATGCGTTTGGTCTTCGGACCTTCGGCGGCCATGGGAGTAATCTTATTCTTGATAATGCGATTCTGGAAATGTATGTAAGATGTGGTGATTTGGTTGCTGCGCGCCATCTGTTCGGAGAAATGGCTGGGAGAGATGTTGTCTCATGGACTACCTTGATTGCCGGCTATGCGCGAAATCAAAGCTCGGAGGAAGCAATCGCGGTTTTTTCGGAAATGCTATGGGATGGAGAAACGGCACCCAATGAAGCGACTCTGGTGAGTGTGCTGCGAGCATGTGCCTCCTTGGGGGCGTTAAGGTTTGGCAAATGCGTGCACTCATGCTTTTTTAAGAATTGCATTGGTGTTGATGGATTGGTGGGTAACGCTTTGGTTAATTTTTATGCCAAGTGCGGAGATGTGGGCATGTCTGGTAAGGTGTTCACTGGGATTTCTTGCAGGGATTTGGTGTCTTGGTGCACAATGATATGGGGGATGGCCATGAACGGGCGAGGCAAGCAAGCTTTGCAGCTTTTTGCTTCAATGCTGTGTCAAGGGGTTAGGCCAGATGGTTTGGCCTTCCTTGCAGTGCTGTCTGCGTGCTGTCATGCTGGGCTGGTTGACCAAGGTTTGATGATATTTAGGGCCATGAGTGAAGTTTATGGGATCATGCCCCAAAAGGAGCACTACACATGCATGGTTGACGCCTATGGGAGGGCTGGGAAGTTAAAGGAAGCAGAAAGTTTAGTTCAGGGGATGCCAGCTGAGATTGATGGTCATGCGTGGGGAGCATTGTTAAGTTCTTGCAGCTTGCTTGGTGGTGATAAAGTTGAATCCGAGAGCCTTAGTGGGCAGGTTCTTGAAGGAGATGTAAGTGTTGGAGGGGGCATGTATGCACTTGTGTCAAACATGTTGGCTAGTGGTGGAAGATGGGAGAGTTCACactctgtaagggagctaatGAAAGCTCGGAGGATTAGAAAGATAGCTGGGTGTAGTTGGATTGAGCTCCATTGA